One Acidobacteriota bacterium DNA window includes the following coding sequences:
- a CDS encoding ankyrin repeat domain-containing protein, which translates to MKKQGVLTCALVLLISAVAFGKDDKVTLHEAARKGDTDKVKELLAGEADINSKDHTGRTPLMEAAYWGRADTVAFLLEKGADVNLKDKRGLTVLIAVSQPGHHKIVQALLAKGAEVNARNNEGSTALIEAAANGRAEIVETLLLAGADVNAKKNNGRTALMMAAYFGHPKVVKALLDRGAKLGEKDNSGYVALDFAKSGDHKEVIEMLTHVQAKQ; encoded by the coding sequence ATGAAAAAACAAGGAGTTTTAACATGTGCGCTGGTTCTTTTGATTTCAGCGGTCGCTTTCGGAAAGGATGACAAAGTCACTTTGCACGAAGCGGCAAGGAAAGGGGATACCGATAAAGTCAAAGAGTTGTTAGCGGGAGAGGCGGATATCAATTCAAAAGATCACACCGGGCGCACGCCGTTGATGGAGGCGGCATACTGGGGTCGCGCCGACACGGTTGCCTTTTTGCTTGAGAAAGGCGCGGACGTGAACCTGAAGGATAAGCGCGGGCTGACGGTCTTAATCGCCGTATCGCAGCCCGGTCACCATAAAATTGTTCAGGCGCTGCTGGCAAAGGGGGCTGAGGTGAACGCCAGGAACAACGAGGGCAGTACCGCCTTGATCGAAGCGGCGGCTAACGGTCGGGCAGAGATTGTCGAAACCTTGCTGCTGGCCGGCGCCGACGTTAATGCCAAGAAGAATAACGGCCGCACGGCTCTGATGATGGCTGCCTATTTCGGGCACCCCAAAGTGGTGAAAGCCTTGCTTGACCGGGGCGCGAAGCTCGGCGAGAAAGACAACTCCGGTTATGTGGCGTTGGATTTTGCCAAAAGCGGAGATCACAAAGAGGTCATTGAGATGTTGACTCATGTCCAGGCAAAACAGTGA
- a CDS encoding universal stress protein, which translates to MIPLLSDFNGSRGLTGIKKLLLGSVAQSIVSHAPCSVEVVRAAGQSSCLKFQTTCTLESLFASTRFDGGLRLSLSLSSPRWYNRLEQSSSTFDSCRGSSNHGGHNEDQVDTTPVNSRHNDQPSYRL; encoded by the coding sequence GTGATCCCACTTCTCAGTGACTTCAATGGGTCGCGCGGTCTTACGGGGATTAAGAAACTCCTGCTCGGAAGTGTTGCGCAATCAATCGTCAGTCATGCACCGTGTTCGGTCGAAGTCGTCCGGGCCGCGGGGCAATCAAGCTGCCTGAAATTCCAGACAACCTGTACTCTGGAATCTCTTTTCGCCAGCACTCGCTTTGACGGGGGGCTGCGGCTTTCACTTAGTCTCAGCTCGCCCCGCTGGTATAACCGACTTGAGCAGTCCAGTTCCACCTTCGATTCCTGTCGAGGTAGCTCAAATCACGGAGGTCATAATGAAGACCAAGTTGACACCACTCCTGTCAACTCTCGTCATAACGATCAGCCTTCTTATCGGTTGTGA
- a CDS encoding BON domain-containing protein produces the protein MKTKLTPLLSTLVITISLLIGCETQNVKLQNANAPDPAKTGNANNGDWNISREAFERQKDRLAKEARELGRKIGDGNDDLWIWTKTRGALAYADGLRGVTINVDVENAVITLSGRLPNEAQKTQAEEIARNIDGVKSVKNDLIVSANLHTG, from the coding sequence ATGAAGACCAAGTTGACACCACTCCTGTCAACTCTCGTCATAACGATCAGCCTTCTTATCGGTTGTGAGACTCAAAACGTCAAGCTGCAAAATGCCAATGCGCCTGACCCGGCAAAAACCGGCAACGCGAATAACGGCGATTGGAATATCTCGCGCGAAGCGTTCGAGAGACAGAAAGATCGCCTTGCCAAAGAGGCCAGAGAGTTGGGGAGAAAAATCGGGGACGGTAACGATGACCTGTGGATTTGGACCAAGACGCGCGGTGCGCTGGCTTACGCCGACGGACTAAGAGGTGTGACCATCAATGTCGATGTCGAAAACGCCGTCATCACGTTAAGCGGCAGGTTGCCGAATGAGGCTCAGAAAACTCAAGCCGAAGAAATTGCCCGCAATATCGATGGCGTTAAGAGTGTAAAAAATGACCTGATCGTTTCTGCGAACCTGCATACTGGCTGA
- a CDS encoding glycoside hydrolase family 38 C-terminal domain-containing protein codes for MVHLISHNHWDREWIFTANYTNRWLVSFFDNLLRVLETQPEYRFVLDGQTAIIEDYLSQLSPADARQCEQELSKYVKQNRLLVGPAYLQPDWALVSGEALVRNLMVGHKMAEKLGGVMKAGWMLDNFGQIAQAPQICKGFGIDGVFIWRGVAMDAENLKSEFWWESPDGSTVLAIYLINSYRNAMVLSLTREIAGQRILSEAQALRCFASTPNVLLMNGYEQVPWPDDVLPIIKEFNHSVTENLKCVQSTPPEYLEAIRSFNPNLPRLKGYLYSGFYMPVLKGVFSSRSHLKLLNNECQRELERWAEPFATIAWMMGAEYPKDKLEKAWKTLMLNQAHDDMCGCSIDKIARDMESRFAEVYQSAYDISETSLRTIADAVDTSRADSLLAIVVFNPSPRVRSDVISFSLDLPASVESFSIKDGGGKSAPYQITRRDENKVDLFLYATDIPSLGYKTYYLKPGSAANELSEMVIASAEGRTLENGHLFVHINADGTLNVTEKASGHFYENLGHFEDGGDAGDTYDYSFPACDQVITSLGEQATISLVERGPLLARFRVEINLNLSERLTEDRQSRSKQTRRFPIVSYVELTAGSRRVEVKTLLTNIVKDHRLRVIFPTGIQSDYAYAEEPFDVAKLYVAEDPPPKELPERVRNLLLAGRYTRPINTHPFQNFVDYSDGTKGLAIISRRVTEYEVLPETGAIALTLLRSVGWLARYDLLTRVGDVGPHIFTPEAQCLGEHVFHYAIYPHGGDWFYGKTPLEAFSHNLRLRAVQTYSPGVLPDELGFVSLTTDSPEGAFRLTALKRSESGDGVIIRFFNTLETAVQGEARTWWTAMEKAFRVNLNEEEQDELLHDKGLVKVQAGQKEIVSLKLKLMPGLQIDAQYFDAAKLLPPLPPGDKPPVADLPPVLTKEDVQAEEDRVTRLEAALLNAKAGVYTLEDEIERTGGAAIDLSKQVELQKKKMEVATLTRQLNESRISALLNKQLFITNQIESELEEIGEAMSWSRTKKRASEYLVHYYESLLEKQTLEVKLKPK; via the coding sequence ATGGTACACCTGATCTCCCATAACCACTGGGATCGGGAATGGATATTCACCGCCAACTACACCAACCGCTGGCTGGTCTCCTTCTTTGATAACCTGCTAAGGGTCTTGGAAACCCAGCCCGAATATCGTTTCGTTCTCGACGGACAAACAGCGATCATTGAGGACTATTTGAGTCAGTTATCTCCCGCAGACGCCCGTCAGTGTGAACAGGAACTGAGTAAATATGTAAAACAAAACCGGCTACTCGTCGGCCCGGCTTACCTGCAACCGGACTGGGCGTTGGTGAGCGGCGAAGCGCTGGTGCGCAATCTGATGGTTGGTCACAAAATGGCTGAAAAGTTGGGCGGCGTCATGAAAGCCGGCTGGATGCTCGATAACTTCGGTCAGATTGCCCAGGCGCCGCAGATCTGCAAGGGCTTTGGCATCGACGGGGTGTTCATCTGGCGGGGCGTGGCTATGGACGCTGAGAACCTCAAGTCAGAGTTCTGGTGGGAATCTCCCGACGGCTCAACCGTGTTGGCTATCTACCTCATTAACAGTTATCGCAACGCTATGGTGTTGTCGCTGACCCGGGAGATCGCCGGGCAGCGCATTCTCTCGGAAGCCCAAGCGTTGCGATGCTTTGCTTCAACCCCCAATGTTCTCCTTATGAATGGCTACGAGCAGGTTCCCTGGCCCGACGACGTGCTGCCGATCATCAAGGAGTTTAACCACAGCGTTACCGAGAACCTGAAGTGTGTTCAGAGTACACCGCCCGAATACCTGGAGGCTATCAGGTCATTCAATCCCAACCTGCCAAGACTCAAAGGCTATCTTTACAGCGGGTTCTACATGCCTGTGCTGAAGGGCGTCTTCTCCAGCCGCAGCCACCTCAAGTTGCTCAATAATGAATGTCAGAGAGAGCTTGAGCGCTGGGCTGAGCCGTTTGCCACGATTGCCTGGATGATGGGAGCGGAGTACCCCAAGGATAAACTTGAGAAAGCCTGGAAGACATTGATGCTTAACCAGGCGCACGATGACATGTGCGGGTGCAGCATAGACAAGATTGCCCGCGATATGGAGTCCCGGTTTGCCGAGGTCTATCAAAGCGCCTATGACATCAGTGAGACCAGTTTGCGGACGATTGCTGATGCGGTAGACACGTCGCGCGCCGATAGTCTGCTCGCCATCGTCGTCTTCAACCCCTCGCCCCGCGTGCGCAGCGATGTCATCAGTTTCTCACTTGACCTGCCGGCTTCGGTCGAATCATTCAGCATAAAAGATGGCGGCGGGAAGTCCGCGCCATATCAGATCACGCGGCGTGACGAAAATAAGGTAGACCTGTTCCTCTACGCAACGGATATTCCCTCACTCGGCTATAAGACCTATTACCTCAAGCCTGGGAGTGCAGCGAATGAATTATCGGAAATGGTGATTGCTTCAGCCGAAGGGCGAACGCTTGAGAATGGTCACCTGTTCGTCCACATCAACGCGGACGGCACGCTAAACGTTACTGAGAAAGCGAGCGGCCACTTCTATGAAAATCTCGGCCATTTTGAGGACGGCGGTGACGCGGGCGACACCTACGACTACTCTTTTCCAGCGTGCGACCAGGTGATCACCAGCCTCGGCGAGCAGGCAACCATCTCACTGGTTGAGCGGGGACCATTGCTTGCCAGGTTCAGGGTTGAAATCAACCTGAACCTCTCGGAGCGCCTCACTGAAGATCGCCAATCGCGAAGCAAACAAACTCGCAGGTTCCCGATTGTGTCCTACGTAGAGTTGACTGCCGGTTCGCGTCGGGTCGAAGTGAAAACTCTGCTCACCAACATCGTTAAGGATCACCGCCTGCGCGTCATCTTCCCTACGGGTATTCAGTCCGATTACGCATACGCCGAGGAGCCGTTCGATGTCGCCAAACTGTATGTCGCTGAAGACCCTCCTCCGAAAGAACTGCCGGAGAGGGTGCGTAACCTGCTGCTTGCCGGCCGCTATACCCGACCGATCAACACCCACCCGTTTCAGAATTTTGTTGACTACAGCGACGGGACGAAAGGCTTGGCGATCATCAGCCGCAGAGTTACCGAATATGAAGTGCTGCCGGAAACGGGTGCCATTGCCCTGACGCTTTTGCGCTCTGTGGGGTGGCTTGCCCGCTACGACCTGCTGACGCGCGTCGGGGACGTAGGCCCTCATATCTTCACACCCGAAGCGCAGTGTCTGGGCGAGCATGTGTTTCATTACGCCATCTACCCTCATGGCGGTGATTGGTTCTATGGCAAAACACCTTTGGAAGCTTTTTCCCACAACCTCAGACTTCGCGCTGTGCAGACCTATTCCCCGGGTGTGTTGCCCGATGAGTTAGGGTTTGTCAGTTTGACAACCGACAGTCCTGAGGGGGCTTTCCGGCTGACCGCATTGAAACGCTCTGAATCCGGGGACGGCGTCATCATCAGGTTTTTTAACACCCTGGAGACCGCTGTACAGGGCGAAGCAAGAACCTGGTGGACTGCAATGGAGAAAGCGTTTCGGGTTAACCTCAACGAGGAAGAACAGGACGAACTCCTTCATGATAAGGGCTTGGTGAAGGTACAAGCCGGGCAAAAGGAGATTGTCTCTCTGAAGCTTAAACTCATGCCGGGACTACAGATTGATGCTCAGTATTTTGACGCGGCAAAGCTACTTCCGCCCTTGCCGCCGGGAGACAAACCGCCAGTCGCCGACCTTCCTCCTGTGCTTACCAAAGAGGATGTCCAAGCCGAGGAGGATCGAGTAACGCGCCTGGAGGCAGCTTTGCTAAACGCGAAGGCTGGAGTTTACACCCTGGAAGATGAGATCGAACGCACAGGCGGTGCCGCCATCGACCTCAGTAAGCAGGTCGAGTTACAGAAGAAGAAAATGGAAGTCGCCACGCTGACTCGTCAACTCAACGAGAGCCGAATCTCGGCGCTGCTCAACAAGCAGCTTTTCATTACCAACCAGATCGAGAGCGAGCTTGAAGAAATTGGTGAAGCGATGAGTTGGTCGAGGACCAAGAAACGCGCCAGCGAATACCTCGTCCATTACTATGAAAGTCTCCTCGAAAAACAAACCCTGGAGGTAAAGTTAAAGCCGAAATAA
- the mpgS gene encoding mannosyl-3-phosphoglycerate synthase, giving the protein MRIERPREAQRFGANLIYGVQKVYELDSGPLAEPLYEPYFVIRQVPYEALHEVEKQMAIIVPIKGERLRLIEGVLYGIPHACLTIVVSNSPREPVDRFNMEKNAIENFNTFSRKNVMVVHQKDPVLANAFASSGYSEIVDQTDRVADGKAEGMIIGLMLARLAGKKYVGFIDADNYFPGAVFEYVRVYAAGFALSQSDYVMVRNLWHSKPKVVESSLYFAKYGRTSLVTNQYLNRLISYHTGFETEVIKTGNAGEHALSMDLALLLDYAAGYAVEPYHYIDLIEKFGGLQESPYPEVMRQSVEIYQIESRNPHLHASKGDPHIQDMISASLRAIYYSPACPDALKIEILHEMRRRRILSKEQEPAPITRYPALAEVSAEPFANALSGQAYLPLLEALSL; this is encoded by the coding sequence ATGCGAATAGAACGTCCCCGCGAAGCGCAACGTTTCGGTGCCAATCTGATTTACGGCGTGCAAAAAGTCTATGAACTCGATTCAGGTCCGCTCGCCGAGCCTTTATATGAACCTTATTTTGTCATCCGGCAGGTCCCGTACGAAGCGCTTCACGAAGTCGAAAAGCAGATGGCGATCATTGTGCCGATCAAGGGCGAACGCTTGAGGTTGATCGAAGGAGTGCTCTACGGCATCCCTCATGCCTGCCTGACGATTGTCGTGTCGAACAGCCCCCGCGAACCGGTTGATCGCTTTAACATGGAAAAAAATGCCATCGAAAATTTCAACACCTTCAGCAGAAAAAATGTCATGGTCGTGCATCAGAAAGACCCGGTTTTGGCAAACGCTTTCGCCAGCAGCGGGTACAGCGAGATAGTCGATCAAACGGACAGGGTGGCAGACGGCAAAGCCGAAGGTATGATCATCGGGCTGATGCTGGCGCGGCTCGCGGGAAAGAAGTACGTCGGGTTTATTGACGCCGACAACTATTTCCCGGGAGCCGTCTTCGAGTATGTGCGAGTGTATGCAGCCGGTTTTGCCCTAAGCCAGTCGGATTACGTGATGGTGCGAAATCTCTGGCACAGTAAACCCAAGGTTGTCGAGTCGAGTTTATATTTCGCCAAGTATGGGCGCACTTCCCTGGTGACGAATCAGTATTTAAATCGCCTGATCAGCTATCACACGGGGTTTGAGACCGAAGTGATCAAGACCGGCAATGCCGGAGAGCACGCGCTCAGCATGGATCTGGCTCTCTTGCTGGACTATGCCGCCGGTTATGCGGTTGAGCCTTATCACTACATTGATCTGATAGAGAAATTCGGCGGCTTGCAGGAAAGCCCGTACCCGGAAGTCATGCGGCAAAGCGTCGAGATTTACCAAATTGAATCGCGCAACCCGCACCTGCACGCCTCGAAAGGCGACCCGCACATCCAGGATATGATCAGCGCGTCTTTGCGAGCCATTTACTATTCTCCGGCTTGCCCTGACGCGCTCAAAATCGAGATTCTTCATGAGATGCGCCGCCGCCGAATTCTTTCCAAAGAACAGGAGCCTGCGCCGATTACTCGCTATCCGGCGCTAGCCGAAGTCTCAGCGGAGCCTTTTGCGAACGCCCTTTCCGGCCAAGCCTATTTGCCGCTCCTGGAAGCGCTTTCGTTATAA
- a CDS encoding HAD-IIB family hydrolase, which yields MKRVESPRLIIFTDLDGTLLDLTSYSFRPAIEALTRVKETATPLIFCSSKTAAEQLYYHKEMGIRAPFIVENGSAIFIPQDYFTIAYPAQRTTFAYRVIEMGVSAAVINQRLQSMRDDLKLQFQMYTELSINALCRLTGLDRQAASRARLRDYSETIVGLSRPEAETLHQALAPAGLSCTWGGRFCTVTAAQIDKGQAVNRLTDLFQKQYGAVITVGIGDSANDASFLAAVDEAFLVQQPDQRWEPISTGYCKPVEGVGPIGWNRVVSNLLNIYYYF from the coding sequence ATGAAGAGAGTCGAATCACCCCGGTTGATTATCTTTACCGACCTGGATGGAACCTTGCTGGATTTAACCAGTTATTCCTTCCGCCCGGCTATTGAGGCATTGACTCGGGTAAAGGAAACCGCCACCCCGCTGATCTTTTGTTCGTCAAAGACTGCCGCAGAGCAGTTGTACTATCATAAAGAAATGGGCATCCGTGCCCCGTTCATCGTCGAGAACGGCAGCGCCATTTTCATCCCGCAAGATTATTTCACTATCGCCTATCCGGCACAGCGCACCACATTTGCTTACCGGGTCATCGAGATGGGAGTTTCAGCGGCGGTGATTAACCAGAGACTGCAATCGATGCGGGATGACCTGAAATTACAATTTCAGATGTACACCGAATTATCTATCAACGCGCTTTGCCGCCTGACCGGGCTTGACCGCCAGGCGGCAAGCCGCGCCAGGCTGCGTGACTATAGCGAAACGATTGTTGGGTTATCTCGCCCGGAGGCAGAGACCCTCCATCAGGCGTTGGCGCCCGCAGGTCTATCTTGCACATGGGGGGGCAGGTTTTGTACCGTCACCGCTGCGCAAATTGATAAAGGGCAGGCAGTCAACCGGCTGACCGATTTATTTCAAAAGCAGTATGGGGCTGTCATAACCGTCGGCATTGGTGATAGCGCCAATGATGCCTCGTTCCTTGCAGCCGTTGACGAAGCCTTCCTGGTTCAACAGCCGGATCAGAGGTGGGAGCCGATTTCCACCGGCTACTGCAAACCGGTCGAAGGGGTAGGTCCGATTGGCTGGAATCGCGTAGTCAGCAATCTCCTCAACATCTATTACTATTTTTAG
- a CDS encoding S-adenosylmethionine:tRNA ribosyltransferase-isomerase has protein sequence MKDKLLVVSGGELCDSTIEFLPDFVQSGDLLVINDAATLPASLFGRDQHNRQVEVRLSTQLNASVWQAVILGEGDWQTPTENRPSPPQLQTGEKIIFSDDFQASVLRKSEISDRLLHLEFNLSNTELWRGIYRYGKPVQYAYMNKELKLWSVQNVYGSRPWAVEMPSAGHAFNWQLLLRLIRKGVQIASLTHGAGLSSTGDAGIDAVLPLAEKFEIPPTTMEMIRQTRSKRGRVIAVGTSVVRALESASLGLAGFTELKLSSGHKLQFVDGIITGTHEVSESHYQLLGAFLPASILARVSQHLDDHDYLTHEFGDACLIIAGG, from the coding sequence ATGAAAGACAAGTTGCTGGTTGTCAGTGGCGGCGAACTATGCGACAGCACTATCGAATTTCTGCCTGATTTTGTGCAATCGGGCGACCTGTTGGTGATCAACGATGCGGCGACCTTGCCGGCTTCGCTTTTCGGTCGGGATCAACATAACCGGCAGGTGGAAGTTCGGCTGAGTACACAATTGAATGCCAGCGTCTGGCAGGCAGTTATTCTGGGTGAAGGGGATTGGCAAACGCCGACCGAGAACCGCCCCTCGCCGCCGCAACTGCAAACCGGCGAGAAAATTATTTTCTCTGACGATTTCCAGGCTAGCGTTCTCAGAAAAAGCGAAATTTCAGACAGGCTGCTGCATCTTGAGTTCAACCTCTCAAATACAGAACTTTGGCGCGGCATTTACCGATACGGCAAGCCTGTGCAATACGCTTATATGAATAAAGAACTCAAACTCTGGTCGGTGCAAAATGTTTACGGCAGCCGCCCCTGGGCAGTTGAAATGCCGAGCGCCGGGCACGCCTTCAATTGGCAATTGCTGTTGCGGTTGATAAGAAAAGGGGTGCAAATCGCCTCGCTCACGCATGGCGCAGGCTTGTCATCAACCGGCGATGCAGGTATTGATGCGGTTTTGCCGCTCGCTGAAAAATTCGAGATTCCACCGACGACGATGGAGATGATCAGGCAAACGCGAAGCAAGCGTGGTCGCGTGATTGCGGTAGGCACTTCAGTGGTGCGCGCCTTGGAAAGCGCAAGCCTCGGTCTTGCGGGCTTCACCGAACTTAAATTGAGTTCCGGTCATAAACTGCAATTCGTGGACGGCATCATCACCGGCACCCATGAAGTATCGGAAAGCCATTATCAACTGCTTGGAGCCTTCCTGCCTGCGTCCATTCTAGCGAGGGTTAGTCAGCATCTTGATGACCACGATTACCTGACCCATGAGTTTGGCGATGCTTGTTTGATTATCGCCGGAGGTTAA
- a CDS encoding SDR family oxidoreductase, giving the protein MFDINGKSALITGGSQGLGYALAQSLASRGTKVVLVARESSKLDDAVKDIIRAGGVAYGIAADVGNKEEIYPIVGQAAALAGTIDILINNASTLGPVPLRLIADTECEDFERALQVNTLGAFRLIKAVVGSMIFKRTGVVINISSDAAVEAYPFWGAYGASKAALDHLTRIAALELADTGVRFLSIDPGEMDTRMHAEAMPEADRSSLLPPDAVAEKIVSIIEHGNEIANGARLLASDWKVVYESSTRASSR; this is encoded by the coding sequence ATGTTTGATATTAATGGAAAATCGGCACTGATCACCGGTGGCAGCCAGGGGTTGGGGTATGCGCTGGCACAGAGCCTTGCTTCAAGAGGTACGAAAGTTGTTCTCGTGGCTCGTGAATCATCAAAACTTGATGATGCGGTAAAGGATATCATCAGGGCAGGCGGCGTCGCCTATGGAATCGCTGCCGATGTCGGCAACAAAGAAGAGATTTATCCCATCGTCGGTCAGGCAGCGGCTTTAGCTGGCACAATCGACATCCTCATCAATAATGCCAGTACGCTCGGGCCTGTGCCTTTGCGGTTAATTGCGGATACGGAATGTGAAGACTTTGAACGCGCCCTTCAGGTAAACACTCTTGGCGCGTTTCGCCTTATCAAAGCGGTGGTTGGCTCCATGATTTTCAAACGAACCGGAGTGGTCATCAACATCTCTTCTGACGCGGCAGTTGAGGCTTATCCATTCTGGGGCGCGTACGGCGCTTCCAAAGCGGCTCTGGATCATCTGACGCGCATCGCCGCGTTGGAATTAGCCGACACCGGCGTTCGTTTCCTGAGCATTGATCCCGGTGAGATGGATACCCGTATGCACGCCGAGGCGATGCCCGAAGCCGACCGTAGCAGTTTACTTCCGCCTGATGCAGTGGCTGAAAAAATCGTTTCGATAATCGAACATGGCAACGAAATAGCAAACGGGGCAAGACTGCTTGCCTCAGATTGGAAGGTGGTTTATGAAAGCAGCACGCGCGCCTCGAGCAGATAA
- a CDS encoding XRE family transcriptional regulator, with the protein MKDAIAGYLAQNIKQLRLSRNMSQEQLARISGVPRPTWSNLESGTANPTVSVLTKVAAALQVPVEELISPPKAVAKLYRADTLPKKQRTGIVIRRLLPDHLQGIELDRMELAPASHMIGVPHRMGTREYLACESGRVELVVSGETYELSPGDVVVFRGDQRHSYANRSTKVAIAYSAVVLGPGRIE; encoded by the coding sequence ATGAAGGATGCAATTGCCGGTTATCTCGCACAGAACATCAAACAATTACGGCTCAGCCGCAATATGAGTCAGGAACAACTCGCCAGGATTTCGGGTGTCCCCAGACCGACGTGGTCTAATCTGGAATCCGGCACGGCTAACCCGACGGTTTCCGTGCTCACCAAAGTTGCTGCCGCGTTACAGGTTCCGGTTGAAGAATTGATCAGCCCGCCGAAAGCCGTGGCAAAGTTATACCGGGCGGATACGCTTCCGAAAAAACAACGGACGGGCATTGTGATTCGCAGGCTCTTACCGGATCACCTGCAAGGCATTGAACTCGACCGCATGGAACTTGCGCCCGCTTCACATATGATTGGTGTTCCTCATCGCATGGGAACGAGAGAATATCTGGCGTGTGAGAGCGGTCGGGTAGAACTGGTGGTCTCCGGTGAAACCTATGAACTCTCGCCCGGTGATGTGGTCGTGTTTCGCGGCGATCAGCGTCATTCGTACGCCAATCGCAGCACAAAAGTGGCAATCGCTTACAGCGCGGTGGTTTTAGGTCCGGGGCGAATTGAATAA
- a CDS encoding alpha/beta hydrolase, which translates to MRNLFNTILFCVVFTGTVAIATAQQQPFRFPGTTCTGTAYLHCPDSECSGATVINQGNVVEMKTRRTYFLDYPCDLQKGEKVTFILSLHGGGSYGNWQRHYFPLLDYVNKYRLVVATPNAPTRAWSAPDDEYLQNIVNFVIEQLGKENIKAFWLVGHSQGGMTSNRIIRTDFFKDKVDGWLSLSGGRLGGNPGRSATFAPASPPGAVAAGSPTPGATPPSSAMASAMAALRELPTNDFSFIYTTGQREIESLPETSDWAKKYSCGARRPPVEVADSKAGYVFDSSRLNQLRPGWGLLPAPGKAQVQIYPDCKDGRVVADVVRIDKGHTEGLEPKVTEELIKLMLSAKGGKLQQAK; encoded by the coding sequence ATGCGAAATTTATTCAACACCATTTTGTTTTGCGTCGTGTTTACGGGAACCGTTGCGATTGCCACAGCGCAGCAACAGCCTTTCCGTTTTCCGGGCACGACCTGTACGGGAACTGCTTACCTGCATTGTCCCGATAGCGAATGCTCAGGCGCTACGGTTATCAATCAGGGGAATGTCGTCGAGATGAAGACGCGCCGCACCTATTTTCTGGATTACCCTTGTGATTTGCAAAAGGGCGAAAAAGTCACCTTCATTTTGAGCCTGCACGGCGGCGGCTCATACGGGAACTGGCAACGCCATTACTTTCCGCTGCTCGATTATGTGAACAAGTATCGTCTGGTTGTGGCGACGCCGAATGCGCCGACGCGCGCCTGGTCTGCGCCAGATGATGAATATTTGCAGAACATCGTAAATTTCGTGATTGAGCAACTCGGCAAAGAAAATATCAAAGCCTTCTGGCTGGTCGGACATTCGCAGGGCGGGATGACCAGCAATCGCATCATTCGCACAGATTTTTTCAAAGATAAGGTGGATGGCTGGTTAAGTCTTTCGGGCGGGCGACTCGGCGGCAACCCGGGTCGCAGCGCAACCTTTGCGCCCGCATCCCCTCCCGGCGCAGTGGCAGCCGGTTCTCCCACGCCCGGCGCTACCCCTCCGAGCAGCGCGATGGCTTCGGCAATGGCGGCGTTGCGCGAATTGCCGACCAATGATTTTTCATTCATCTACACCACAGGACAGCGCGAAATTGAAAGCCTGCCGGAAACTTCGGACTGGGCAAAAAAATATAGCTGTGGGGCGCGCCGCCCGCCGGTCGAGGTAGCTGATAGCAAAGCCGGGTATGTTTTTGACAGCAGCCGTTTGAATCAGTTGCGACCGGGCTGGGGACTTCTGCCAGCGCCGGGCAAAGCCCAGGTTCAAATCTATCCCGATTGCAAAGATGGTCGTGTCGTCGCCGATGTTGTGCGTATAGACAAAGGTCACACCGAAGGGCTTGAACCGAAAGTCACCGAAGAGTTAATCAAACTGATGCTCTCGGCAAAAGGCGGCAAACTGCAACAGGCAAAATAA